A DNA window from Candidatus Zixiibacteriota bacterium contains the following coding sequences:
- the purH gene encoding bifunctional phosphoribosylaminoimidazolecarboxamide formyltransferase/IMP cyclohydrolase, producing the protein MIKRALISVYDKTGLDNLAGYLHQKNVEIVSSGGTYKEIQNERISVKKVSEVTGSPEILGGRVKTLHPTIHAGILARKDQLGELELRHLPVFDLVVVNLYPFEKVAADGADLDKALENIDIGGPAMLRAAAKNFKRVTVICDPDDYDRLIEEMESNNGKTTLEFRRKMALKVFTRTNTYDKAITAYLSKQSTPEVEAGMFAENISISLSRQNKLRYGENPHQQAALYIDNSYPFASIGKAQILSGKELSFNNIWDLEAALQMILDFKRPFAAVIKHTNPCGAAIGETLAEAYGKALESDPMSAFGSIIGLNQTVNMETAKLLHKTRFIECILAPDYEPEALELLKKKKQRRLIAVGELDSSIEERPDMRIITGGALLQSRDTAELKADDLKIVTKIKPSQTQIDDLLFGFKIIKHVKSNAVLICKNGATVGIGAGQTSRVDSSIIAVRKAGDRAKDAVAASDAFFPMPDGFEVLAEAGVKAVIQPGGSKGDPDVIAAADKLNAAMVFSGMRHFKH; encoded by the coding sequence TTGATTAAACGCGCGTTAATATCCGTATATGATAAAACCGGCTTAGATAATCTTGCCGGATACTTGCATCAGAAAAATGTTGAGATAGTCTCCTCCGGCGGAACTTATAAAGAGATTCAGAACGAGAGAATCAGTGTAAAAAAAGTAAGCGAGGTTACCGGTTCCCCCGAGATTCTTGGCGGCCGCGTAAAAACGCTTCACCCAACCATTCATGCCGGCATTCTTGCCCGTAAGGACCAGCTTGGCGAACTCGAATTGCGCCATCTGCCGGTATTCGATTTGGTGGTTGTCAACCTGTATCCATTCGAGAAGGTCGCTGCCGATGGCGCCGATTTGGATAAGGCTTTGGAAAATATCGATATCGGCGGACCTGCTATGCTTCGAGCTGCGGCAAAGAATTTCAAGCGGGTTACTGTTATATGCGACCCCGACGATTATGACAGATTGATAGAGGAAATGGAAAGCAACAATGGTAAAACCACACTCGAATTCCGCCGGAAAATGGCGCTGAAAGTATTTACGCGTACTAATACTTATGACAAAGCTATCACTGCTTATCTATCAAAACAATCAACCCCTGAGGTTGAAGCCGGGATGTTTGCTGAAAACATCTCAATTTCGTTATCAAGGCAAAACAAGCTTAGATACGGCGAAAACCCGCATCAACAAGCCGCGCTTTATATCGATAACAGTTATCCTTTCGCCTCAATAGGCAAGGCGCAGATTTTATCGGGCAAGGAGCTTTCATTTAACAACATCTGGGACCTCGAAGCCGCTTTGCAGATGATACTCGATTTCAAACGCCCCTTCGCCGCGGTTATCAAACATACAAACCCCTGCGGCGCAGCTATAGGCGAAACGTTGGCAGAGGCATACGGCAAAGCTTTAGAATCCGACCCGATGTCGGCTTTCGGTTCAATTATAGGTTTAAACCAAACTGTTAATATGGAGACCGCTAAGCTTTTACATAAAACCCGTTTCATCGAATGCATACTGGCGCCGGATTATGAACCAGAGGCATTAGAGCTATTAAAGAAGAAAAAACAACGCCGCTTGATAGCTGTGGGCGAGCTTGATTCATCCATAGAGGAGCGTCCGGATATGCGGATTATAACCGGCGGCGCGCTTTTGCAGTCGCGGGATACTGCCGAGCTGAAAGCTGATGATTTGAAGATTGTCACTAAAATCAAGCCCTCTCAGACACAGATTGATGACTTGCTTTTCGGCTTTAAGATTATCAAGCATGTTAAATCAAATGCGGTTTTAATCTGTAAGAATGGCGCCACGGTAGGCATAGGCGCCGGCCAAACCAGCCGTGTTGATTCATCCATAATTGCGGTGCGGAAAGCCGGCGATAGAGCCAAGGATGCCGTAGCCGCCTCCGATGCTTTTTTCCCGATGCCGGATGGTTTCGAAGTGTTGGCTGAGGCTGGGGTAAAGGCGGTCATCCAGCCCGGCGGCAGCAAAGGCGACCCCGATGTTATAGCCGCCGCCGATAAGCTAAACGCGGCGATGGTATTCAGCGGAATGCGGCATTTTAAGCATTAG
- a CDS encoding phosphoribosylaminoimidazolesuccinocarboxamide synthase, whose translation MNEVMKTNLSGIKLSNRGKVRDIYDLGDSLLFIATDRISAFDWVLPNGIPGKGRILNSISVFWFDFTKDIIDNHLITADFEQFPIELKPYRGQLEGRSMIVKKARRVDIECVARGYIIGSGYKDYKNTKPENGMINLHGSHLPENLKLAEKLPETIFTPATKEDSGHDINISFDKMADMVGRELTVKLKEATISLYEKAAEYALTKNIIIADTKFEFGFDGDKLILIDEILSPDSSRFWPADTYTPGKNPESFDKQFVRDYLADCGWDKNSEPPRLPDDIVSKTLNKYKEAYRLLVGKEID comes from the coding sequence ATGAATGAAGTAATGAAAACAAACCTTAGCGGCATCAAGCTTTCTAATCGGGGAAAAGTCAGGGATATTTACGATCTTGGCGACAGCCTGCTTTTTATTGCAACCGACCGCATATCGGCATTCGATTGGGTCCTTCCCAATGGCATACCCGGCAAAGGCCGGATATTGAATTCGATATCGGTATTCTGGTTTGATTTTACAAAAGACATCATTGACAATCATCTGATAACCGCCGATTTTGAGCAGTTCCCCATCGAGCTAAAGCCGTATCGCGGCCAACTTGAGGGGCGTTCAATGATAGTCAAAAAGGCGCGGCGTGTTGATATAGAATGTGTGGCGCGCGGCTATATTATAGGCTCGGGCTATAAAGATTATAAGAATACAAAACCTGAAAACGGCATGATTAACCTTCACGGAAGCCATCTGCCCGAAAACCTGAAACTGGCGGAGAAGCTTCCCGAAACGATTTTTACGCCTGCCACTAAAGAGGATAGCGGCCATGATATTAATATCAGCTTCGATAAAATGGCTGATATGGTTGGCAGGGAGCTTACTGTCAAGTTAAAAGAGGCAACGATATCTTTATATGAAAAAGCTGCCGAATATGCGCTGACAAAAAATATAATTATCGCCGATACCAAGTTTGAATTTGGCTTTGATGGCGACAAGCTGATTTTAATCGATGAGATATTGTCGCCTGATTCCTCGCGTTTCTGGCCGGCAGATACATATACGCCGGGCAAAAATCCCGAAAGTTTCGATAAGCAATTTGTTCGTGATTATCTGGCAGACTGCGGCTGGGATAAAAATTCCGAGCCGCCTCGATTGCCGGATGATATAGTATCTAAAACCCTTAACAAATATAAGGAGGCCTACCGACTGCTGGTAGGAAAGGAAATTGATTAA
- a CDS encoding glycosyltransferase family 39 protein, whose translation MAWRVSNNYERSFWLLIIAVTILRLIMALFLEPAPQEAYYWNYSLHPDISYFDHPPMTAYLIYFFTGIFGDNSFGLHFSAIFISFVLSLLMFYLIKSLFDIKTAFWSVIAGVSTLIFSLGGIIITPDGPLLLFWFLMMFALYQAVENDNLNLWILTGVFGGAAFVSKYTAAFAFIGAFLYLLTYDKGRKCLFSYKPYLSLLISFIVSLPVVVWNYQHNWASFGFQSGRRAAEAVTIRADYFFGFLGSQVGVLGIFLMPLFIWGIIKTASHIKDDSRLALFFWFTLPTLLFFTLISPVHYVKMNWLAPAYLSGLPVVVYMLLKSVSLKWKAYGKFALSFSIAATLVFHIMLFIPAVGIGKADTIHGWSELAARVDEIRADFSKHGEFFICGYEYKTASELRFHLDDQPETFSNNIVGKRGLAYDFWSDPDTLIGKNCIFVYDQRNRYKNPKHLKDVFERVDEPEIFTAARGGKKITDFYIYKCYSYKGIL comes from the coding sequence TTGGCCTGGCGCGTTTCCAATAATTATGAGCGGTCTTTCTGGCTGTTGATAATAGCTGTAACCATCCTGCGGCTGATAATGGCGTTATTCTTAGAGCCAGCGCCTCAGGAAGCATACTACTGGAACTATTCACTGCATCCGGATATTTCCTATTTCGACCATCCCCCGATGACCGCTTATTTAATTTATTTCTTTACCGGCATATTCGGCGACAACTCGTTCGGGCTGCATTTCTCGGCGATATTCATCTCCTTTGTTTTGTCCTTGCTGATGTTTTATCTTATCAAATCTCTTTTTGATATTAAAACGGCTTTCTGGTCGGTTATTGCAGGCGTTAGTACTTTAATATTCTCTTTGGGAGGAATAATAATCACGCCGGATGGTCCTTTGCTTCTATTCTGGTTTTTGATGATGTTTGCCTTATATCAGGCAGTTGAAAACGACAATCTGAACTTGTGGATTCTAACCGGCGTATTTGGCGGCGCGGCGTTTGTATCCAAATATACGGCGGCTTTTGCTTTTATCGGAGCATTTTTATATCTGCTTACTTATGATAAGGGCAGAAAATGTTTATTTTCATATAAGCCGTATCTGTCGCTGTTAATTTCGTTTATTGTTTCATTGCCGGTTGTTGTCTGGAACTATCAGCATAACTGGGCAAGTTTCGGTTTTCAAAGCGGACGGCGAGCCGCGGAGGCTGTAACTATACGAGCCGATTACTTTTTCGGTTTTCTTGGGTCGCAGGTTGGCGTGCTCGGCATATTTTTGATGCCGTTATTTATCTGGGGCATCATTAAAACCGCCAGCCACATAAAAGATGATTCCCGGTTGGCGCTGTTTTTTTGGTTTACTTTGCCGACATTATTATTTTTCACTTTGATTTCGCCGGTTCATTATGTTAAAATGAACTGGCTGGCGCCGGCGTATTTATCCGGATTGCCGGTTGTAGTTTATATGCTACTAAAATCGGTTAGCCTTAAATGGAAGGCGTATGGTAAATTTGCTTTGTCATTTTCGATTGCCGCAACTTTAGTTTTCCACATAATGTTATTTATACCGGCTGTCGGCATCGGCAAAGCTGATACTATACATGGCTGGAGTGAACTGGCTGCCAGAGTAGATGAAATCAGAGCTGATTTTTCCAAGCATGGCGAGTTCTTTATCTGCGGTTATGAATATAAAACAGCTTCCGAACTGCGGTTTCATCTTGATGACCAGCCGGAAACATTCTCCAACAATATTGTCGGGAAAAGAGGCTTAGCTTATGACTTCTGGAGCGACCCGGATACGCTTATAGGCAAAAACTGCATATTCGTTTACGACCAGAGAAACAGGTATAAAAATCCGAAACATCTTAAAGATGTTTTTGAACGGGTTGATGAACCTGAGATTTTTACAGCAGCCAGAGGCGGCAAAAAGATTACTGATTTTTACATATACAAATGTTATAGCTATAAAGGGATACTATGA
- a CDS encoding metallophosphoesterase, with the protein MKTAIISDTHFGDPMCTLFARDQSGKIVEGSGYNKFRKAAGQDNDYLILAGDTIDLSIENYKDAYEVARAFFLRIQRDKIAKEIIYIPGNHDFDIWHTYEYQVNVIHKIEKGMPASHFRWSVPGVIDDRTGSDNRGLTIPGVSDRTDSDEHRYGGLFLDNITKPDGESTTFNFVYPNLYIAADNESVIITHGHYLDAFWSLTGDWSLKITRDDLNVGQVLDLKEMTSINFPLCQLTSSGIGQAGPLTKVIRKVQRDVKDKELNDIEVYLERFRNEVDKLTKFPWYGEIVETWVSKKVKKMFLESLSKMDVARYSDSFIHKQEVKDRFWDYYQASMIEINEINSKYGYDIPMPWFVIFGHTHRPIAWGADNPPQTKPLAVTGMRPVKLYNTGGWLNRLDDRGQIEFCGASVFIYETGKGFKSIAIE; encoded by the coding sequence ATGAAAACCGCTATAATATCAGATACTCATTTCGGCGATCCAATGTGTACATTGTTTGCCAGAGACCAAAGCGGCAAGATAGTTGAGGGTTCGGGATATAATAAATTTCGGAAAGCCGCCGGACAAGATAACGACTATTTGATTTTAGCCGGCGATACAATCGACCTTTCCATTGAGAATTACAAAGATGCCTATGAAGTAGCGCGAGCATTTTTCCTTCGGATTCAAAGAGATAAAATTGCCAAGGAAATAATTTATATACCCGGCAATCATGATTTTGACATCTGGCATACGTATGAATATCAGGTAAATGTCATCCATAAAATTGAAAAAGGCATGCCGGCAAGTCATTTCCGATGGTCGGTGCCCGGCGTAATCGATGACAGAACCGGCAGCGATAACCGGGGATTGACTATTCCGGGTGTAAGCGACAGGACTGACAGCGATGAGCATCGTTATGGCGGACTATTTCTCGACAATATCACAAAGCCGGATGGGGAAAGCACAACCTTCAATTTTGTTTATCCCAATCTATATATTGCAGCCGATAATGAGTCAGTTATCATTACGCATGGTCATTACCTTGATGCGTTCTGGTCATTGACCGGCGATTGGTCATTGAAAATTACCCGCGATGATTTGAATGTTGGCCAAGTACTCGACCTAAAAGAGATGACATCTATTAACTTCCCGCTTTGCCAATTAACCTCCTCAGGTATTGGCCAGGCCGGTCCGTTGACAAAAGTAATTCGCAAGGTTCAGCGTGATGTTAAGGACAAAGAATTGAATGATATTGAAGTTTATTTGGAACGCTTTAGAAATGAAGTTGACAAATTGACTAAATTTCCCTGGTATGGCGAAATTGTCGAGACCTGGGTTTCTAAAAAAGTAAAGAAGATGTTCTTAGAATCGCTTAGCAAAATGGATGTTGCCCGCTACAGCGACAGTTTTATTCATAAGCAGGAGGTTAAAGACCGCTTCTGGGATTACTATCAAGCCAGCATGATAGAGATAAACGAAATCAACTCGAAATACGGATATGATATTCCCATGCCCTGGTTTGTGATATTCGGCCATACGCACCGTCCAATAGCATGGGGCGCGGATAATCCGCCCCAGACTAAGCCTCTTGCTGTTACCGGAATGCGGCCTGTCAAGCTTTACAATACCGGCGGCTGGCTTAATAGGCTTGATGACCGGGGGCAAATCGAATTTTGCGGCGCTTCGGTATTTATATATGAGACTGGCAAAGGTTTCAAATCAATAGCAATTGAGTAG
- a CDS encoding nucleotidyl transferase AbiEii/AbiGii toxin family protein codes for MTNSFYDISGKIDKDIIKAISDMDEATQALDISYFIIGAFARDIINILYETKSIRATRDIDFIINVSGWDEYNALVNKLLSEYGYVFNRYQKNRLNSKTGKLVDIVPYGDIENPKYSIQWPNTGFVMSAMGFEEVNEACLTVLIRKNPDLKVTIPTPASLVILKFISWHEKYPARRKDAIDILQLINNYCEFETFDRFHTEHGDIIIDEDNYDFNCGFARLLGRDIASIIKPASFNVLLEILNHEIDDNSEYKLIRDMQTESTLESDEFDNILELVKSLRTGLIEKKQT; via the coding sequence ATGACCAATTCATTTTACGATATATCGGGGAAAATAGATAAAGATATTATTAAAGCAATCTCCGATATGGATGAAGCGACTCAAGCCTTAGATATATCATATTTCATTATAGGTGCCTTTGCACGCGATATAATTAATATTCTTTACGAAACCAAATCCATTAGAGCCACACGAGATATTGATTTCATTATAAATGTTTCCGGTTGGGATGAATATAATGCGCTTGTAAATAAGTTGTTATCGGAATACGGCTATGTTTTTAATAGATATCAAAAAAATCGATTGAATAGCAAAACCGGCAAACTGGTTGATATTGTACCGTATGGTGATATTGAAAATCCCAAGTATTCAATACAGTGGCCCAATACTGGTTTTGTAATGAGCGCTATGGGATTCGAGGAGGTTAATGAAGCTTGCTTGACTGTACTTATACGAAAAAATCCTGATCTTAAAGTCACTATTCCAACTCCAGCAAGCTTAGTAATATTGAAATTTATAAGCTGGCATGAAAAGTATCCCGCAAGAAGAAAAGATGCAATAGATATTCTTCAACTAATTAATAATTATTGCGAATTTGAAACTTTTGACAGATTTCATACGGAACACGGTGATATAATAATTGATGAAGACAATTATGATTTCAACTGTGGCTTTGCAAGATTGTTAGGTCGCGATATAGCCTCAATAATAAAACCAGCAAGCTTTAATGTTTTACTGGAAATTCTTAATCATGAAATAGATGATAATTCAGAATACAAACTCATCAGAGATATGCAAACTGAATCTACCTTGGAGAGTGATGAATTTGATAATATACTTGAATTAGTTAAATCGTTAAGGACGGGATTAATTGAAAAAAAACAAACTTGA
- a CDS encoding peptidoglycan-binding protein, with protein sequence MNDLTLDKIYKRKSKGRKVRLIQEWLCLHGIYVNIDGDFGPATDYAVRRFQTIKKLRANGIVGYSVFKQFVAPMAQSLMPLSSMRTSLNRLIVKCAKQHLKQHPREAGGQNKGPWVRLYMDGNEGRNWPWCASFVCFIINQACRNLNIPSPIKRSFSCDVLALNAKNNGSFLAGNKITDYKQIKPGSLFLHRRTANDWVHTGIVIEAEPEIFHSIEGNTNDEGSREGYEACGRIRGYKKMDFILI encoded by the coding sequence ATGAATGACTTGACGCTCGATAAAATCTATAAAAGAAAATCCAAAGGCAGAAAGGTAAGACTAATTCAGGAATGGCTCTGCCTTCATGGTATATATGTGAATATCGATGGCGATTTTGGGCCGGCTACTGATTATGCCGTAAGAAGATTTCAAACAATCAAGAAGCTCAGGGCTAACGGTATAGTTGGCTACAGCGTTTTCAAACAGTTTGTAGCGCCAATGGCTCAATCGTTAATGCCGCTTTCATCAATGAGAACTTCATTAAATCGATTGATAGTCAAATGCGCAAAACAGCACTTGAAACAACATCCCCGTGAGGCGGGCGGTCAAAACAAGGGACCCTGGGTCAGGCTTTATATGGATGGCAATGAGGGTAGAAACTGGCCCTGGTGCGCCAGTTTTGTCTGTTTTATTATCAATCAAGCCTGCCGCAATCTTAATATCCCATCCCCTATTAAACGCTCTTTTTCATGCGATGTGTTGGCTTTAAATGCTAAAAATAATGGGAGTTTTCTGGCTGGAAATAAAATTACCGATTATAAACAAATTAAACCCGGCTCATTGTTTTTACACAGAAGAACAGCCAATGATTGGGTCCATACCGGCATTGTAATTGAAGCCGAGCCGGAAATATTTCACTCTATCGAAGGCAATACCAACGATGAAGGCAGCCGGGAAGGCTATGAGGCTTGCGGCAGAATAAGAGGATATAAAAAGATGGACTTTATCCTGATTTAA
- a CDS encoding type IV toxin-antitoxin system AbiEi family antitoxin, whose product MNIAELEYEILNDALEAFKNEIKLDIEEMNLQTGLINRHDAIIEIRFHDRPLRFYLEVKANINNANVGRIANQMKIRGGHGLLVTRYVNPQLARKLKELEIPFLDTVGNMYINFLPVYIFVIGNKIAPKKFIYDRNEAWGPAKLRVIFALLCHDRLENKNYRTIARVADTALGTVNWTFRDLTLKGFIIRKNNKERRIVDKRKLLDKWVELYAEKLRPQTFLGRFDAKKALTENQIDITGYNAQWGGEIAANKITQYLRPEIFTIYTDKKGLNELIFQLGLRKNPKGNVEIRRRFWGNQQIWNKRDTVHPILIYADLLATAEPRNIETARVIYDQFILRYIGENR is encoded by the coding sequence ATGAATATTGCAGAATTAGAATACGAAATCCTGAATGATGCGCTCGAAGCATTTAAGAATGAAATAAAATTAGACATTGAGGAAATGAATCTTCAAACAGGGCTAATAAACCGCCATGATGCAATCATAGAAATACGTTTTCATGACCGTCCTCTACGATTCTATCTGGAAGTCAAGGCGAATATCAATAATGCCAATGTAGGAAGAATAGCAAACCAAATGAAAATTAGAGGGGGGCACGGGCTATTGGTGACGAGGTATGTAAATCCACAATTAGCAAGGAAATTGAAGGAATTAGAAATCCCATTTTTAGATACTGTGGGAAATATGTATATTAATTTTCTACCTGTTTATATATTCGTAATTGGAAATAAAATTGCCCCAAAGAAATTTATATATGATCGCAACGAAGCCTGGGGACCAGCTAAACTCCGCGTAATTTTCGCACTATTATGTCATGATCGTCTTGAAAACAAAAACTACCGGACAATTGCCAGAGTAGCAGATACCGCTTTGGGCACGGTAAATTGGACCTTTAGGGATTTAACTTTAAAGGGATTTATAATCAGAAAGAATAACAAGGAACGAAGAATAGTCGATAAAAGAAAATTACTTGATAAGTGGGTTGAGTTATATGCGGAAAAACTACGGCCCCAAACTTTTTTAGGTCGATTCGATGCGAAAAAAGCTCTTACGGAAAACCAAATTGACATCACCGGATATAATGCTCAATGGGGAGGCGAAATCGCCGCTAATAAAATCACTCAGTATTTAAGGCCAGAAATTTTTACAATTTATACAGACAAAAAAGGTTTAAATGAGCTAATTTTTCAGTTAGGACTTAGAAAAAATCCAAAGGGAAATGTTGAAATTCGCCGGAGATTTTGGGGAAACCAACAAATTTGGAATAAACGCGATACTGTGCACCCTATTTTGATATATGCTGATCTTTTAGCAACGGCAGAACCAAGGAATATCGAAACAGCAAGAGTTATATATGACCAATTCATTTTACGATATATCGGGGAAAATAGATAA
- a CDS encoding patatin-like phospholipase family protein — protein sequence MPNHFKNLIFEGGGVKGIAYVGAIEELQAKNIIQQIERVGGASAGAINAILVGLNYSVEETKEVLWKLNFNNLMDDSWGFIKDTTRLIDKYGWYKGDFFREWIGNVIKTKTGNSESTFSDIHARKASRNFKDMYFIGTNLSTHFCEVFSYEHTPRVCIADAVRISMSIPLFFAAKRSLRGDLYVDGGVLLNYPIKLFDREKYISEKGRNTEYYDKHNKNLADAGINISKYVFNKETLGFRLDSAKEIAVFRDHSEPEHNKIDDFFSYAWSLISSIMENQQNTHLHNDDWQRTVYIDTLGVKTTEFDLQDEMKEKLVESGCSGVKKYFEWYDNNSTANK from the coding sequence ATGCCAAATCATTTTAAAAACCTCATCTTCGAGGGAGGCGGAGTAAAGGGAATCGCCTATGTCGGAGCAATTGAGGAACTTCAGGCAAAAAATATAATTCAGCAAATCGAACGAGTGGGCGGCGCCTCCGCCGGCGCGATAAACGCTATTTTAGTCGGGCTTAATTATTCGGTAGAAGAAACAAAGGAAGTTCTCTGGAAACTGAATTTTAATAATTTGATGGATGATTCATGGGGTTTCATCAAGGATACTACAAGATTAATTGATAAATACGGCTGGTATAAAGGCGACTTCTTCCGGGAATGGATAGGCAATGTAATCAAAACCAAAACCGGCAACAGCGAATCGACCTTTAGCGATATACATGCTCGTAAAGCAAGCAGGAATTTCAAGGATATGTATTTCATTGGAACCAACCTTTCCACGCATTTTTGCGAAGTATTTTCCTATGAACATACGCCAAGAGTCTGCATTGCCGATGCGGTTAGGATATCCATGTCGATTCCTTTATTTTTCGCCGCCAAGCGAAGCCTGCGAGGCGACCTTTATGTTGATGGCGGAGTTTTGCTCAACTACCCGATTAAGCTGTTTGATAGAGAAAAGTACATATCGGAAAAAGGACGCAATACTGAATACTATGATAAACACAATAAAAACCTTGCTGATGCCGGAATAAATATCAGCAAGTATGTTTTTAATAAGGAAACTCTGGGGTTCAGGCTTGATTCGGCTAAGGAAATAGCAGTCTTTAGAGACCATTCCGAACCTGAACATAACAAGATAGATGATTTCTTTTCATATGCCTGGTCGCTTATCAGCTCTATTATGGAAAATCAGCAAAACACTCACCTTCATAATGATGACTGGCAAAGGACTGTTTATATCGACACTTTAGGAGTTAAAACAACGGAGTTCGATTTGCAGGACGAAATGAAAGAGAAACTGGTTGAATCGGGATGCTCCGGCGTAAAGAAATATTTCGAGTGGTATGATAATAATAGTACAGCTAATAAGTAG
- a CDS encoding DUF362 domain-containing protein, with amino-acid sequence MIDLTKQEKQLKIVMTISAIIYFAAGLAFALLPEIITNSINLLSRIVMPGLAEMPVSTEKFWLALAFSMMMTITILSAIAGHNIRKNKGYIVPVLVSKAISSLSSLGYFVLSAKYFAYIVIFIVDGALFWITLIFFLRASRSFFEAQTFYLKKKPVVPKNTGPTTVVSLKGDDKFKTLDKVLGESGFFGILDRHFKQSGKTKDAFRVVIKPNFMFMHSKKDHSTYTDPALVEALIDKIAERGFSDITIVEAQSTLGNYYTNREVIKIAEYIGYSTEKNYRIVDLTEEMTAYDYGGRLGKHFVGPTWRDADFRVSFAKNKTHVFCHYTLTLKNIYGTLPLQNKLKEYHTKREYDWPTIETLKHFPVHFGLVDAFYSADGHFGVIVDPKPNRTRTIIGGENLLAVDWVGAKKMGLDPDNPKVGRFLPLAVEAFGKPEINWIGDKSVYEPWQNASEIFIQSLDIIEEAYAFSDWWFCGLTAMDKYFAIKKKALPIYILRKILKPIKRIFYRYDYM; translated from the coding sequence ATGATTGACTTAACCAAACAGGAAAAACAGTTAAAAATAGTCATGACAATCAGCGCCATAATATATTTTGCGGCCGGGTTGGCTTTCGCTTTATTACCCGAAATTATCACTAACTCAATCAACTTGCTTTCCCGTATCGTGATGCCCGGTTTGGCGGAGATGCCTGTATCAACGGAAAAATTTTGGCTGGCGTTAGCGTTTTCCATGATGATGACTATTACTATTCTTAGCGCCATAGCCGGACATAATATCAGAAAAAACAAAGGCTATATCGTGCCGGTATTGGTCTCCAAAGCTATCAGCTCTCTATCATCGCTGGGCTATTTTGTTTTATCAGCAAAATATTTCGCCTATATAGTCATATTTATTGTCGATGGCGCCTTATTCTGGATAACCCTCATTTTCTTTTTAAGAGCCAGCCGCTCATTTTTTGAGGCTCAAACGTTTTACCTTAAGAAAAAGCCGGTTGTCCCAAAAAACACAGGTCCCACAACTGTTGTCTCGTTAAAAGGCGATGATAAATTTAAAACCCTCGATAAGGTCCTTGGCGAATCAGGATTTTTCGGGATATTAGACAGACACTTCAAGCAATCCGGCAAGACGAAAGATGCTTTCAGGGTAGTAATCAAGCCCAATTTCATGTTCATGCACTCGAAAAAGGACCATTCCACTTATACCGATCCCGCCTTAGTGGAGGCGCTAATCGATAAAATTGCCGAAAGGGGTTTTTCTGATATCACTATTGTAGAGGCGCAGAGTACTCTGGGGAATTATTATACTAATCGAGAGGTAATAAAAATTGCCGAGTATATTGGCTATTCGACAGAAAAGAACTATCGTATCGTCGACCTTACCGAAGAGATGACTGCCTATGATTATGGCGGCAGGCTGGGCAAGCACTTTGTCGGGCCAACTTGGAGGGACGCTGATTTTAGGGTATCGTTCGCCAAGAATAAGACTCATGTATTCTGCCATTATACGCTTACATTAAAGAATATCTACGGCACTCTTCCCCTGCAGAACAAGCTAAAAGAGTATCATACCAAAAGGGAGTATGACTGGCCAACAATCGAGACGCTTAAACATTTCCCTGTTCATTTCGGTCTTGTCGATGCTTTCTATAGCGCGGATGGCCATTTCGGAGTCATTGTTGACCCGAAACCAAACCGCACCAGGACTATAATCGGAGGCGAGAACCTATTAGCGGTAGATTGGGTAGGCGCCAAAAAGATGGGGCTTGATCCCGACAACCCCAAGGTAGGACGGTTTCTTCCCTTGGCGGTAGAGGCATTTGGCAAACCTGAGATTAATTGGATTGGAGATAAATCAGTATATGAACCATGGCAAAATGCCAGCGAAATCTTCATCCAATCATTAGATATAATTGAAGAAGCTTATGCTTTCAGCGATTGGTGGTTCTGCGGTTTAACCGCGATGGATAAATATTTCGCCATAAAGAAAAAGGCTTTGCCGATTTATATTTTGAGAAAGATATTGAAGCCAATTAAGCGCATTTTTTACAGATATGATTACATGTAG